A window of Lacibacter sediminis contains these coding sequences:
- a CDS encoding HD domain-containing protein — MGIPEAKMQQFLASLLSSKLPAHFIYHNFEHALYVTKKAEEIARHEHCTEEEITLIRTAGLWHDAGCIVVYNGHEEESCRLAQQYLPQFDFSANDIEIICGMIMATKVPQSPTNKLEEILADADLEYLGTNTAAEKAVDLFKELQSLTPSLTQAEWNKMQINFLQNHQYFTSYCKEKKEHLKQAYLKELIAASE; from the coding sequence ATGGGCATTCCTGAAGCAAAAATGCAACAATTTCTTGCAAGCCTGTTAAGCAGCAAACTGCCTGCTCATTTTATATATCACAATTTTGAGCATGCGCTGTATGTTACAAAAAAGGCCGAAGAAATTGCCCGTCATGAGCATTGTACCGAAGAAGAGATAACACTCATCCGCACTGCCGGATTGTGGCATGATGCAGGTTGCATTGTAGTGTATAACGGTCACGAAGAAGAAAGCTGCAGACTTGCACAACAATACTTACCTCAATTCGATTTTTCAGCTAATGACATTGAGATCATTTGCGGAATGATCATGGCAACAAAAGTTCCGCAATCACCTACAAACAAATTAGAAGAAATACTGGCTGATGCTGATTTGGAATATTTAGGCACCAACACTGCAGCAGAAAAAGCAGTAGATTTATTTAAAGAGTTACAATCGCTGACTCCCTCTTTAACCCAGGCTGAATGGAATAAAATGCAAATTAATTTTTTGCAAAACCATCAATATTTCACATCGTATTGCAAAGAAAAAAAAGAGCACTTAAAACAGGCTTACTTAAAAGAGTTAATAGCTGCCAGCGAATAA
- a CDS encoding amidohydrolase: MNKVNHHLHSRRNFIGMFAAAVPLLSFGKIEPEIILYNGTIFTVNPKEPTAQALAIADGRLIAVGSNADILRMATAKTKKIDMGYKTILPGFIDAHSHPAYSGIKHLKMVDCDLRSIAAIKEAIRQRAAVTPKGKWVEGFKYDDTKTTEGRKINIADLDAAAPDHPVRITHRGGHTYYCNSLAFKIANVDEAIPNPQGGEFEKTSDGKLTGCVKETAADVFDKIIPDISNRSEKQEGVKLISKMMAKTGITSVTDAGGNPESLQAYEDAYEAGELDVRIYCMIRHNHIDKMIAAGVRTGMGNDWVKIGGMKMACDGSISERTARLSQPYAGRPDDYGIIMMDDEQMYPDAKKAYDAGWQIGIHANGDVGIATTLKLYERLHKENPKKDPRFRIEHCTMINENLVQRMKSLGVIPTPFSTYVYYHGEKMKAYGEERLKNMFALRSFLDAGLRPTQTSDYPPGPFEPMMALQSSVTRTDMKGTVWGANQKVTVEEAIKIGTINGAYASYEEKSKGSLEAGKLADLVVLGRNPFKEDPSTLITIPIERTMTGGKWVYES, from the coding sequence GGCAATTGCCGACGGAAGATTAATAGCTGTTGGCAGTAATGCCGACATTTTAAGAATGGCAACCGCCAAAACAAAGAAGATTGATATGGGCTATAAAACAATACTGCCCGGCTTTATTGATGCACACTCACATCCTGCTTATTCCGGCATCAAACATTTAAAAATGGTGGATTGTGATTTGCGTTCCATCGCAGCGATTAAAGAAGCCATCCGGCAACGGGCAGCTGTTACGCCAAAAGGCAAATGGGTAGAAGGATTTAAATATGATGACACAAAAACCACTGAAGGCCGTAAAATAAACATCGCTGATTTAGATGCTGCTGCTCCTGATCATCCGGTGAGAATAACACATCGTGGCGGTCATACTTATTATTGCAATTCACTTGCTTTTAAAATAGCAAACGTTGATGAAGCTATTCCAAATCCGCAGGGCGGAGAATTTGAAAAAACAAGCGATGGAAAATTAACCGGCTGTGTAAAAGAAACAGCAGCTGATGTTTTTGATAAAATCATCCCCGATATATCTAACCGTTCTGAAAAACAGGAAGGAGTGAAACTCATTTCAAAGATGATGGCGAAAACCGGTATTACATCTGTTACTGATGCAGGGGGAAATCCGGAATCTTTACAGGCTTATGAAGATGCATATGAAGCAGGAGAACTAGATGTACGCATCTACTGTATGATTCGTCACAATCATATCGATAAAATGATCGCTGCCGGTGTAAGAACAGGTATGGGAAATGATTGGGTAAAGATCGGCGGTATGAAGATGGCTTGTGATGGTTCTATTTCTGAGCGTACAGCAAGGTTGTCGCAACCTTATGCCGGCCGTCCCGATGATTATGGAATCATTATGATGGATGATGAACAAATGTATCCGGATGCAAAAAAAGCATATGATGCCGGCTGGCAAATCGGTATTCATGCAAACGGCGATGTAGGTATTGCTACTACACTCAAATTATATGAACGTCTCCACAAAGAAAATCCGAAGAAAGATCCACGGTTCAGAATTGAACATTGCACCATGATCAATGAGAACCTTGTTCAACGGATGAAATCGTTAGGTGTAATACCTACTCCTTTCTCTACTTATGTTTATTATCATGGAGAAAAAATGAAAGCATACGGAGAGGAACGTTTGAAAAATATGTTTGCGTTACGAAGTTTTTTGGATGCTGGTCTTCGTCCCACACAGACATCCGATTATCCACCCGGACCATTTGAACCAATGATGGCTTTGCAATCAAGTGTTACAAGAACTGATATGAAAGGAACTGTTTGGGGAGCCAATCAAAAAGTAACAGTTGAAGAAGCTATTAAAATTGGAACCATCAATGGAGCCTATGCTTCTTATGAAGAAAAGAGTAAAGGTTCTTTGGAGGCCGGTAAACTTGCAGATCTTGTAGTACTTGGCCGCAATCCATTTAAAGAAGATCCATCAACCTTAATTACAATTCCCATTGAACGGACGATGACGGGAGGTAAATGGGTGTATGAAAGCTGA
- a CDS encoding Zn-dependent hydrolase, whose product MQRRNFIKQSSLTVIGLGVFGSLLSNNKKAGAALSVNGKRIESRIFELAKFGVDEKGRNYRVAYTKGDIEGRAWFMELMKKAGLNPTIDAAGNIIGKRKGKNSSLKPIAFGSHIDMVPDGGNYDGTLGSISALEVIEILNENNVVTEHPLEVIIFANEEGGTIGSMAMAGHLTPEGLKQKSQSGLTQAEGIKALGGNPGNIQSAKRTKGDLHAWIELHIEQGGILEREKIQIGVVEGIVGIVHWEVTVEGFANHAGATPMNLRQDALLAASKFVIAVNEVVNSVKGTQVGTVGKINVQPGAYNVIPGKVVLGLEIRDLNAAKIEMLFKEMEKHAATIATSTKTKISFERQANESKPALTDKKLQQVINTSAKALGFTTKFMQSGAGHDSQEIAEIAPAAMIFIPSIGGISHSPKEFSTATDMANGANVLLQTILKIDKE is encoded by the coding sequence ATGCAACGCAGAAACTTCATCAAACAATCATCACTCACCGTTATCGGCTTGGGTGTGTTCGGCTCACTGCTTTCCAATAATAAAAAAGCCGGAGCCGCTTTAAGCGTAAACGGCAAACGTATTGAAAGCCGCATTTTTGAATTGGCAAAATTTGGTGTGGATGAAAAAGGACGTAATTACAGAGTAGCTTATACCAAAGGTGATATCGAAGGCCGTGCATGGTTTATGGAACTCATGAAAAAAGCCGGGCTCAATCCTACCATTGATGCAGCAGGTAATATCATCGGTAAACGAAAAGGAAAAAATTCATCACTCAAACCCATTGCATTCGGTTCGCATATTGATATGGTTCCAGATGGTGGTAACTATGATGGTACGCTCGGCTCCATCAGTGCATTGGAAGTAATAGAAATATTGAATGAAAATAATGTTGTTACAGAACATCCGTTGGAAGTGATCATTTTTGCGAATGAAGAAGGCGGCACCATTGGCAGTATGGCCATGGCAGGTCATTTAACTCCGGAAGGTCTCAAACAAAAAAGCCAGAGTGGATTAACACAGGCAGAAGGCATTAAAGCTCTTGGCGGCAATCCTGGTAACATACAATCAGCGAAGCGTACGAAAGGCGATTTACACGCATGGATTGAATTGCATATTGAGCAAGGTGGCATTTTAGAAAGAGAAAAGATACAGATCGGTGTAGTGGAAGGTATTGTGGGTATTGTGCATTGGGAAGTAACGGTTGAAGGTTTTGCCAATCATGCAGGTGCTACGCCAATGAACCTTCGACAGGATGCGTTGCTGGCTGCATCAAAATTTGTTATTGCAGTAAACGAAGTGGTGAACAGTGTAAAAGGAACGCAGGTTGGTACTGTTGGAAAAATTAATGTACAGCCCGGAGCATATAATGTTATTCCTGGCAAAGTAGTGTTAGGATTAGAGATTCGTGATTTAAATGCTGCAAAAATTGAAATGCTTTTTAAAGAAATGGAGAAGCATGCTGCAACCATTGCCACATCCACCAAAACAAAGATCAGCTTTGAACGACAGGCCAATGAATCGAAACCGGCATTAACAGATAAAAAATTACAGCAAGTGATCAATACATCAGCAAAAGCATTGGGCTTTACAACAAAGTTTATGCAAAGCGGTGCAGGTCATGATTCGCAGGAAATAGCAGAGATAGCACCTGCTGCTATGATTTTTATTCCGAGCATTGGCGGCATCAGTCATTCACCCAAAGAATTTTCAACGGCAACGGATATGGCCAATGGAGCAAATGTGTTGTTGCAAACGATTTTGAAAATAGATAAAGAATAA
- a CDS encoding YitT family protein, translating into MSLKNRTDTINWKQVLKLSNLMQTIIGCALAVLAMRGFMIPNKFLDGGITGISILLHEVFHVNISLLVLVLNLPFIYLGYKRIGKTFAVQTILAVLVLAAGLLFIDINPITTDRLLIAIFGGLLIGTGVGLVLRSGGVIDGAEVLAVFTKRKTGFSNSEIILLFNALIFAAAAFQFGLETAMYSLITYFTATRATDYVVDGIEQYTAINIISAQQEAVKDYLVNELGKGITVYKGERGYLPGSFEIKTDCEIIVTIVTRLEVHQIQNAIMGIDNKAFVYVQSIKEAAGGILKAKAHGHS; encoded by the coding sequence ATGAGCCTCAAAAACCGCACTGATACTATAAACTGGAAACAGGTTTTAAAGTTGAGTAACCTGATGCAAACCATTATTGGTTGTGCGCTCGCAGTACTTGCTATGCGTGGTTTTATGATTCCCAACAAGTTTTTAGATGGCGGTATTACCGGCATCTCTATTCTTTTACATGAAGTGTTTCATGTAAATATCAGCTTACTGGTACTGGTGCTTAATCTTCCCTTTATTTATCTTGGTTATAAACGTATTGGTAAAACCTTTGCAGTACAAACAATTCTTGCTGTGTTGGTATTGGCAGCGGGGTTGCTGTTTATTGATATTAATCCCATTACTACAGATCGTTTGCTGATAGCCATTTTCGGGGGTTTGCTTATTGGCACGGGAGTGGGCCTGGTACTCCGCTCAGGTGGAGTGATTGATGGTGCAGAGGTACTGGCCGTTTTTACCAAACGAAAAACAGGTTTTTCGAACAGTGAGATCATTTTACTTTTTAATGCGCTCATTTTTGCGGCGGCTGCGTTCCAGTTTGGTTTAGAAACAGCGATGTACTCGCTCATTACTTATTTTACTGCTACACGTGCAACAGATTATGTGGTTGATGGTATTGAACAATACACTGCCATCAACATCATTTCAGCACAGCAGGAAGCTGTAAAAGACTACCTCGTTAATGAACTGGGTAAAGGTATTACCGTTTACAAAGGAGAAAGAGGATACCTGCCGGGCAGCTTTGAAATAAAAACAGATTGCGAAATTATTGTAACCATTGTAACCCGTTTAGAAGTTCATCAAATACAAAATGCCATTATGGGTATCGACAATAAAGCATTTGTATATGTTCAAAGCATTAAAGAAGCAGCGGGAGGCATTTTAAAAGCAAAAGCACATGGGCATTCCTGA
- a CDS encoding agmatine deiminase family protein yields the protein MKSITFLLLSAFFILSCNSNKQQRAPETFYMPAEWEQHDAVWLGWEKDSLLDYYPVVVNILKSLAGNVNVKIAFHNDTLMHQAKAYLSAHGIDSNSYQSYIMPGDRYWIRDHGAAFLINANGELGVADFGWNGYGLPGFLEEKYNGNKDSVNKYLDRRKAMMNATENVDSLMAVNEKAALLTTNVVHEGGAIEVNGEGTLILCEATVLQRNPGMTKEYIETEFKRVLGVTKIIWMKKGLADDPHRYFRRINGNYVGGGTGGHTDEFVRFANSNTILLAWVDEKEKDLNPINQMNYERMSENLQILEQSTDQDGQPFNIIKVPLPDLITKKIVARETIGDTEKTFDVTVNSFVPKEAPKVGDSLLRVPASSYMNYLVTNGVVLLPKYSHTGSSNEKEEQVRKIFEQQFPGRKLVFIDAMNLNWSGGGIHCSTQQQPAKKK from the coding sequence ATGAAATCAATCACGTTTCTCCTGCTTTCTGCTTTCTTTATTCTTAGCTGCAACTCAAACAAACAACAACGTGCACCCGAAACATTTTACATGCCTGCCGAGTGGGAACAACATGATGCGGTATGGCTAGGTTGGGAAAAAGACAGTCTGCTTGATTACTATCCTGTGGTTGTAAATATTCTTAAATCACTTGCGGGGAATGTAAACGTAAAAATTGCTTTTCATAACGATACACTCATGCATCAAGCCAAAGCATACCTCAGTGCACATGGCATCGACAGTAACAGTTATCAATCTTACATTATGCCCGGCGACCGTTACTGGATAAGAGATCATGGTGCTGCATTTCTCATAAATGCTAATGGTGAATTAGGCGTTGCAGATTTTGGTTGGAATGGGTATGGCCTGCCTGGTTTTCTCGAAGAAAAATACAACGGCAACAAGGATAGTGTCAATAAATATCTTGACCGCAGGAAAGCGATGATGAATGCAACAGAAAATGTTGACAGCCTGATGGCAGTAAACGAAAAAGCGGCTCTGCTTACTACAAACGTTGTACACGAAGGCGGTGCCATTGAAGTAAATGGAGAAGGAACTCTCATCCTATGCGAAGCAACGGTACTCCAAAGAAATCCCGGCATGACGAAAGAATACATTGAAACAGAATTTAAACGTGTGCTGGGTGTTACAAAAATCATCTGGATGAAAAAAGGACTGGCCGATGATCCGCATCGTTATTTCAGAAGAATCAACGGAAACTACGTTGGCGGTGGCACGGGTGGGCATACCGATGAGTTTGTCCGTTTTGCAAACAGCAATACCATCCTGCTTGCATGGGTTGATGAAAAGGAAAAAGATCTCAACCCCATCAACCAAATGAATTATGAACGCATGAGTGAAAACCTGCAGATACTTGAACAGTCAACCGATCAGGATGGTCAACCGTTCAACATTATTAAAGTTCCTTTACCCGACCTGATCACTAAAAAAATTGTGGCTAGAGAAACAATCGGTGATACTGAAAAAACATTTGATGTAACCGTAAACAGTTTTGTTCCTAAAGAAGCACCAAAGGTGGGTGATAGTTTATTGCGGGTGCCTGCGTCAAGCTATATGAATTATTTAGTAACGAATGGCGTTGTGCTGTTACCAAAGTATTCGCACACAGGTTCGTCCAACGAAAAAGAAGAACAGGTGCGCAAAATATTTGAACAACAGTTTCCCGGACGAAAACTTGTGTTTATTGATGCCATGAATCTTAACTGGAGCGGTGGCGGTATTCATTGCAGTACACAGCAGCAACCTGCAAAGAAGAAATAA
- a CDS encoding APC family permease, translating to MSIETNSSPGNEQPTLNRVLGLTTGILLVAGMMIGSGVFKKIVPMAQTGLSETWILLAWAGAGIITMFGAFTLAGLASLTEESGGVYEYLRLSFGNFFSFIFGWTDFSIIGTASVAALGFIFAQTVNVFIPLGNPFHSLEHLSIGGFVFPFAEGGIKLLAISAIVLLTWINYRGIQHGGLVNNIVTSAKILGILLLIVLGLSYSHTADAQVVIAAETTAPLTGVPLLSAVLAAMLSAFWAYDGWSNISFITGEIKNPKRNIPIAIMSGVAIAMSLYLLANAAYMHVLPLSALRAVEQTQIGAAVVAETLLGKAGQTLLVALIMVSVFGSLNGIILAHARIYFRMAQGGFFFKHAAKVHPVHRTPSVALLYTMTWSSVLVMSGTFDMLTDMVIFVGFLFYGLVAVALFKMKSNGSIKVKVIGYPVIPAVIILFSLALVINTVVTHPKHSLIGSGLVLIGMFFYFYFKHKKSNTV from the coding sequence ATGAGTATCGAAACCAATTCATCTCCAGGCAATGAGCAACCAACGCTCAATCGAGTACTTGGATTAACTACCGGTATTTTGCTGGTAGCAGGAATGATGATCGGTTCCGGTGTGTTCAAGAAGATCGTTCCCATGGCACAAACCGGTTTGAGTGAAACATGGATTCTACTCGCCTGGGCGGGCGCAGGTATCATTACCATGTTTGGTGCTTTTACATTAGCCGGGTTAGCTTCTTTAACCGAAGAGTCAGGTGGTGTGTATGAATACCTGCGTCTTTCATTCGGCAATTTCTTTTCGTTTATTTTCGGCTGGACCGATTTCAGCATCATTGGCACTGCATCTGTTGCTGCATTGGGTTTCATCTTTGCACAAACAGTGAATGTGTTTATTCCGTTGGGTAATCCATTCCACTCGTTGGAACATCTGTCCATTGGCGGTTTTGTTTTTCCATTTGCGGAAGGAGGAATTAAGTTACTGGCAATTTCTGCTATTGTATTATTAACATGGATCAACTATCGTGGTATACAACATGGCGGTCTCGTAAACAATATTGTTACATCAGCCAAGATCCTCGGTATTCTTTTACTCATCGTCCTCGGTCTTTCGTATTCACATACAGCTGATGCGCAGGTAGTGATTGCAGCAGAAACAACTGCTCCTTTAACAGGTGTTCCATTATTAAGTGCGGTGCTGGCAGCCATGCTCAGTGCCTTTTGGGCTTACGATGGATGGAGCAATATTTCATTCATCACCGGCGAAATAAAAAATCCGAAACGAAATATTCCCATTGCCATTATGAGCGGGGTTGCTATTGCCATGTCGCTGTACCTGCTGGCAAATGCGGCATACATGCATGTGCTTCCGCTAAGTGCATTGAGAGCAGTAGAGCAAACCCAGATCGGTGCTGCAGTAGTTGCAGAAACACTGTTGGGTAAGGCAGGACAAACCTTGCTCGTTGCACTCATCATGGTATCTGTATTTGGTTCTCTCAACGGAATCATTCTGGCGCATGCCCGTATCTATTTCCGTATGGCACAGGGAGGTTTCTTTTTTAAACATGCAGCAAAAGTGCATCCTGTGCATCGTACACCTTCTGTTGCGTTGCTATATACAATGACATGGAGTTCTGTATTGGTGATGTCCGGTACGTTTGATATGCTTACCGACATGGTTATTTTTGTGGGCTTCCTCTTTTATGGTCTAGTGGCAGTGGCACTGTTCAAAATGAAAAGCAACGGAAGCATTAAGGTGAAAGTGATCGGCTATCCTGTTATACCTGCAGTTATTATATTATTCTCGCTTGCACTGGTCATCAATACAGTTGTTACACACCCAAAACATTCGCTCATTGGCTCCGGATTAGTGCTGATCGGGATGTTCTTCTATTTCTATTTCAAACATAAAAAAAGTAACACGGTATAA
- a CDS encoding nuclear transport factor 2 family protein, translated as MQNLTIIKDMYQAVATGDFPGFLNGMDAAIEWNEAENFPYADNNPYIGPGAVAAGVFGRIAADWEYWTLSDHEYHESTGDKIIVTGRYNAKHKITGKVIKAQFTHIWTLSNGKATGFQQYTDTKQVTDAMK; from the coding sequence ATGCAAAACTTAACCATCATTAAAGACATGTATCAGGCAGTGGCCACCGGCGATTTCCCGGGTTTTTTAAACGGTATGGACGCAGCGATTGAATGGAACGAAGCCGAGAACTTTCCTTATGCAGACAACAATCCTTATATAGGACCTGGTGCTGTTGCAGCAGGTGTGTTTGGTCGTATTGCTGCCGATTGGGAATACTGGACCTTGTCTGATCATGAGTATCATGAATCAACCGGCGACAAAATTATTGTAACCGGCAGATACAATGCAAAACATAAGATCACAGGGAAAGTTATCAAAGCCCAGTTCACACATATCTGGACGTTGAGTAATGGTAAAGCAACAGGTTTCCAGCAATATACCGATACGAAACAGGTTACAGACGCTATGAAATAA